The genomic region CATCGACACCCCGGGACACGTCGACTTCACCATCGAGGTGGAGCGTTCGATGCGCGTGCTGGACGGTGCCTGCATGGTGTACTGCGCAGTGGGCGGCGTGCAGCCGCAGTCCGAGACCGTCTGGCGTCAGGCCAACAAGTATCACGTGCCCCGTCTGGCCTTCGTGAACAAGATGGACCGTACCGGCGCGAACTTCTACAAGGTCTATGACCAGATGAAGCTGCGCCTGCGCGCCAATCCCGTGCCCGTGGTCATCCCCATCGGCGCCGAGGACAAGTTCGAAGGCGTGGTCGACCTCATCAAGATGAAAGCCATCATCTGGGATGAGGCCTCGCAGGGCATGAAGTTCGACTACCGCGACATCCCGGCCGACCTGAAGGAAAAGGCTGCCGAGTGGCGCGAGAAGATGCTCGAGGCCGCGGCCGAAGCCGACGAGGACCTGATGAACGAGTACCTCGAGAACGGCGATCTGCCCGAAGAGAAGATCAAGGCCGGTCTGCGCAAGCGCACCATCGCCAACGAGATCCAGCCGATGCTGTGCGGCACCGCCTTCAAGAACAAGGGCGTGCAGCGCATGCTGGACGCCGTGATCGACTTCCTGCCGTCGCCGGTCGAGATTCCGCCGATCGAGGGCGAGGACGACGAGCACAACCGCGTCACCCGCAAGGCCGACGACAACGAGAAGTTCGCCGCACTGGCATTCAAGCTGATGACCGACCCCTTCGTCGGTCAGCTGACCTTCGTGCGCGTGTACTCGGGCGTGCTGAACTCCGGTGACACGGTGCTCAACGCCACCCGCGGCAAGAAGGAGCGCATCGGCCGTCTGCTGCAGATGCACGCCAACAACCGCGAAGAGATCAAGGAAGTGCGTGCTGGCGACATCGCCGCCGTGGTGGGCCTGAAGGAAGTCACCACCGGTGAGACGCTGACCGACCAGGCTGCTCCGATCATCCTGGAGCGCATGGTGTTCCCCGAGCCGGTGATCCGTCAGGCCGTCGAGCCCAAGTCGAAGGCCGACCAGGAGAAGATGGGTCTGGCGCTGTCGCGTCTGGCTGCCGAGGATCCGTCCTTCCGCGTCCACACCGACGAGGAATCGGGTCAGACC from Lautropia mirabilis harbors:
- the fusA gene encoding elongation factor G produces the protein MARKTPIERYRNIGISAHIDAGKTTTTERILYYTGVNHKLGEVHDGAATTDWMEQEQERGITITSAAVTTFWKGMDLSYPEHRINIIDTPGHVDFTIEVERSMRVLDGACMVYCAVGGVQPQSETVWRQANKYHVPRLAFVNKMDRTGANFYKVYDQMKLRLRANPVPVVIPIGAEDKFEGVVDLIKMKAIIWDEASQGMKFDYRDIPADLKEKAAEWREKMLEAAAEADEDLMNEYLENGDLPEEKIKAGLRKRTIANEIQPMLCGTAFKNKGVQRMLDAVIDFLPSPVEIPPIEGEDDEHNRVTRKADDNEKFAALAFKLMTDPFVGQLTFVRVYSGVLNSGDTVLNATRGKKERIGRLLQMHANNREEIKEVRAGDIAAVVGLKEVTTGETLTDQAAPIILERMVFPEPVIRQAVEPKSKADQEKMGLALSRLAAEDPSFRVHTDEESGQTIIGGMGELHLEIIVDRMKREFNVEANVGKPQVAYRETIRKTVENAEAKFVKQSGGRGQYGHVVLKLEPLEPGGPNFEFVDAIKGGVVPREFIPAVQKGIEDTLPTGVLAGYPVVDVKVTLHFGSYHDVDSNENAFKQAGSMAFKEGMRKASPVLLEPMMAVEVETPEEYAGTVMGDLSSRRGMIQGMEDMVGGGKQIKAEVPLAEMFGYATTLRSLTQGRATYTMEFKQYAEAPKNVAEAVIAARTK